TTGGGCAAAGACTGAATACTTCTTAAATGCAGGTTATGATTTCCACAGTAATGACGCTCGAGAGATAGTAGAACCTAGTGATCCTGATACCGAAGAAATAACTCCGCTTGCTCGCTCTAAAGGGGCAGAAGTTGGGGTAAGAAGCAGCTGGCTGCCCAAACTTACTACCACTGTATCTTTATGGTACCTTAATCTGGATTCTGAATTGGTTTTTGATGGAGATGAAGGTACTAATGAACCTTCTGGGGAAAGTAATCGTTATGGTGTAGAGTGGAGTAATTATTACCGCCCCCTTGATTGGCTTACCATAGATGCAGATTTTTCCTTTTCAAAAGCCCAGTTTATTAATGGAGATGCAGTGCCAAACTCCATGGGGCGAGTCATTAGTGCAGGGGTGACTGCAAATTGGCCGACTAACCCAAATATTTTCGGTGCTATTCGCTTGCGTCATTTCGGCGATTCTCCACTAACAGAACTGAGTAGTGGGAATGTTTTTGCAAAAGATACTACCTTAGTGAATTTAAAGCTAGGCTATAAAAGCGAGCGATGGGGGTTATCTTTAGATGTGCTCAATCTACTTAATGCCCAGGATTGGGATATTGGTTATTTTTATGATTATCGTCTTCAAGGGCAAGCGGCTGTATCAGGCACTGTATTTCATCCGGTCATCCCTCGAGCGTTTCGAGGTAATATTTATTATCGTTTTTAAAAACTATACAGAGTTTTTATATACCATTTCATTTGGTATAAGAAGTAGGAGTTTTTATGTGATTTACTTATTTACACAAGTAAAACTAGAGTTGTAACTCTAATTTACTTATAAATAACAACACTTACCAAATGCAAGGAGTATAAAAATGAATAAAGTTAAATTTAAATTACTCTGCCTTACCATCGAGTTAGTCATAAATTTCTGGGTAATTCCACTAAGGGCAGAGGATACTCCTGCATTGATGTCAGATGATACCCCTTTTGGTTTAGAGTGGGGAATAACTGAAAAGCAAGTTAAAGAATTAGGAGTAACTTTAGAACATTCTCAAACTTACGAAAATATTAATATTTTTTCATCAAAGAAATTACCTGAGCAACTTCCTGCAATTCGTGCTGATTCTTACTCACTTCTTTTTGATAAAAAATTGGGATTGCAAAAAATAATGATGTATTCAAAAATCATAAAAAATGATCAGGAAGGAGAGATAGGAGAAAGTCAATATCGTGAATTGAAAAATCTTCTTATAAAAAAGTATGGTAACCCTATTTCTATTTTAGAAAAAAGTCATTTTGATGATTCTTCCCAGTGTTTCCCTAGTAAGTGGTGTGATAAATGGTCCACTGCCTTTAATGATACAAATATCCATATAACCCTTGATCTTAAAAGAATGGTGAAGCTAGCGAGCTATATTAGCTTAGTATATGAAGGTCCTAGGTGGGATGATATGGTAAATCAAAAGGATAAATAAAGTATTGATCATTTTTATGAGGATTATTTCGAAGAGTGATTTGTTATATCAGATACTATATCTCACCTAGTACTTCTCAGCTTTAAAAGATTAAATAGCATAATCTCTTAGTCATGAGTGTATTTCATTGAGCTAGCTTCCTCTTTTTTTCTTTTTTGAGATCTGCTCATCATAAATATGATTAAATACTCGATTTTCTTTTCCTTCCCCAACATAGAAAGTCTACCTATCTCTAAGATCAACTAAGCGATAAAATTAGTAAGAATTGTTTCTAGTTATAAGTAATAGATAGCTTATTTTAAAGCCGTAAAGTTTCAAGAGGTGGAGTATTGATCACAGATCGAGTACCTATTAACCCGGCAATACACACCCCAATACTCCCTACCAATAATCCAATGATGAGTAACCAGCCATTAAAGTGATAAGTCATATGAAGTACATGGACAGAGACAAAATGCCCTAGTACTATAGCTCCTAGAGCAGCAATGGCACCAGCAATTGCTCCTAATGCCATAAATTCTGCCATTAAAGCACATAAAATAGTACCCCGACTGGCTCCTAATGCCTTAAATACCGCGCTTTCATAACGTCGCTCTCGATGGGTAGCTTGAATAGTAGCAAATAACACAATGAATCCAGCAGCTACTGTAAAGGTAAAAATAAACTCAACCGCTAAAGTAATTTTCTTGATAATAATTCTTAGCTGCTCCATTAAGGCCTGTACATCTAAAATAGTTACGCTAGGGAATATTTTTACAAAATCAGTGAGCAGGGATTTTTTATCTTTAGGTAGATAAAAGCTAGTCATATAAGTACTAGGATAAGAATCAAGTAATCCAGGAGAGGCAATCACAAAAAAATTAGGATTAAACGAATTCCATTCTACAGAGCGTAAGCTGGTGACTGGAGCTGTTACTTTTTGATTGTTTATTTGAAAAGTAAGCTCATCTCCTAGGTGGATATGTAAGGTATGGGCTAATTCTTCTTCTACCGAAAATTGATCAAACATTTCTTCAGGTTTTGACCACCAACGACCTGCAATGATTTTATTGTCTTTTTGTAGGTAGTGAGTCCAGGTTAAATGAAATTCATGGGCAGCTAAGTGTTGGGCTCGATGATTTTTGTACTGCTCTGATCGTACTGGTTCATCATTAATGGCAATTAATCGACCCTGGATATTAGGGTAAATTTGAGGTTTAGTTAGATGGTGCTGATCGAAAATATGATCTATTTTCCCTAACTCATCAGGTTGAATATTAATCATAAAGTAGTTAGGAGTATCGGGGGCTAATTCAGCTTGCCAACTCATGAGTAAATCAGTGCGAACAATGGTGAGTAATAGCATCACCAAAATTCCTAGTCCTAAAGCAACTACTTGGATTGTACTACTTGTCGCTCTTCGTGCGATATTAGCAATACCATAGCTCCATCCAATGCCCGCTTTTTTAGCTTGGAATTTTCTTAAGCCTCTAATGAGCAGCCATAGAGTGATTGTTAAAATACTAGCGATAAAGAAACTACCGATAAGTAAATATAAAATTAATGCTTGCTGACCAGATTGCCAAGGGACTAATGCCCCAATAGCTACAATTGCTCCAAGATAAGATAAATAAGTATTTTGCCGAAGTGCAACTTCATCATGGCGTAATACTTGAGAAGGAGATACTGATTTAAGCTGGAGTAAAGGGGGTAAAGCAAAACCAAGAAGAGCGATTAATCCAGTAAGTACTCCAGTAAAAATTGGTACTAGCGAAGCTGGAGGAAGCTCACTACCTAACATCTGACTGCTGTAGTGGGAAAGCACCAGTTGGGCAACCCAAGCAATGCCGCCCCCAGTAAAGCCAGTAATAAGCCCCAGCCATACCATAACTAAAGTATAGATACGAATGATTAACCCTTGGCTAGCTCCTAAGGCGCGCATAATCGCACTGTTACTTTGATGGCGAAGGGCATACTGTCTTGCTGCAATGGCAATCCCAATTCCAGCTAGAAATACACTGGTAAGTGCCGCAAGGGTTAAAAATTGACGCGCACGATCAAGAGCAGATCGTAACTTTGAGCGGCGATCATCAACACTAATCATCTTTGATTTTTCTGGAAGATGATCTTTAGCCCATTTTTTATAACTGAGAATATCTTGATGAGCACCAGCGAACAGTAAACGGTAGAAGATTTGGCTGCCTGGTAATAGTAATCCTGTACCCTTTGTATCAGCTAAATTAATCATCAACCGAGGGGCAATGTTAAACACTTGATTTCCCCTATCAGGTTCAAGCAGTAAGATTTTTTCGATTTTTAAAGTTAATTCTCCTAACTCAATAGTATCACCAACTTCCATATTGAGGGCTTGGGCAAGCTGTGGATCAAGCCAAGCAGTACCTGAAGAGGGAATTATTTTAGTTTTTACAGCTTGATCAAAAAGAGAATCTCCTATCATTAACTGTCCTCGTAAGGGGTAGGGTTTCTCTACAGCCTTGACTTCTGCTAGTTGTAAATTATCATCCACAAACATCATGGTGCGAAAAGAAAGAGTGTTTGCGGTCTGTAACTCTAGTTGTTTTGCTTTTTCTGTAAATTCTGAAGATAGGCTAGTGCGTGATTCGATAAGTAAATCACTGCCTATAGCACTACCTGATTCTATTTCAATGGCTTGCTGGAGTCGATCCACAAAAAAATTGACCGTGGTCACCGCACTAATAGCAATAATTAAGGCTACGGCAATTAATTTTATTTCACCTGAATGCCAATCTCGTTTTAGAGTGATAAGAGAAAGGGGAAGGGATTTCATATCAACTATTTTTTATGACCTAAGCAGATTCCATGAAGAAAAAGTACTCAGTCTACCTTCTTCTAAAGTAAGGGTACGATTACACCGCTTTGCAAGAGATCTATCGTGAGTTACCAAAACCAGAGTCGTGCCGTAGGTTTTCTTCATTTCAAAAAGCAAATCAGATATTTTATTGCTGGTTTTATTATCTAGATTTCCTGTAGGTTCATCTGCAAATAAAATTTTAGGTCGAGAAACAAAGGCTCTGGCAATAGCTACCCGTTGCTGTTCACCACCAGAGAGCTGGTTAGGGTAGTGATCAATACGATGACCTAAACCCACTGCTTTAATTTCAGCCAAGGCAGCTTCTCTAGGCTTGGTATGATGACCTAGTTCTAAGGGGAGCATAATATTTTCTAGGGCAGTTAAATTAGGCAGAAGATGGAAATTTTGAAAAACAAAGCTTACTCGCTCATTGCGTAATTTAGCCCGTTCATCTTCGGATAATGTTTGTAAATCTATTCCATCTAAAATAACTCGCCCTGAATTAGGTACGTCAAGACCTGCTAGTAATCCAAGTAGGGTAGATTTTCCAGAACCAGAAGTACCTACAATAGCCAATGCTTGGGAAGAGGCAAGAGAAAAGTTAATATCATTTAAAATAGTTAAAATGTAATTATCTGGTGTTTCTACTCGCTTAATGAGGTGTTCTGTGCGAATAATAAAATTATCTTTCATATTTCAATTCAGTTTGATCGCTATTTTACTGCTTCAGCCTATAGCTATTCATGCTCAGGTGCAACCCGTAATTTTAGTTTTAGGCGATAGTTTAAGTGCTGGCTATGGCATTAATTTGGATCAAGGCTGGGTCACACAGTTGCAAAAAAGACTACAAAACGAAGGTTATTCTCATCAAGTAGTCAATGCTAGTGTGAGTGGAGAGACTACCCGAGGGGCACTAACACGTGTTAATGATTTATTAGAGAAATACCAACCTAAGATAATAATTATAGAGCTTGGTGGTAATGATGGATTACGGGGAATTTCTTTAAAAGAGGTTAAAGAGAATTTTTCTCGAATTATTGAGCAATCTAAAAAACAGAATATCCAAGTACTTTTAGTAAAAATGAGAATCCCCCCTAACTATGGACCTAAATATACTGAGGCATTTGAAGCACTCTTTCCTAAATTAGAGAAAGAATATGATATTTCTCTTGCACCTTTTATTCTAAAGGATATTGCCATTCATCCAGAGCTTATTCAAGAAGATGGAATTCATCCTAAAGTTGAAGCCCAAGGAATAATGTTAAATAATGTTTGGCCTGCTTTGGTACCTTTACTGAAAAATAGCTAGATAGTAGGGCGGTGATAGTAGCAATCTATCACTGCCCTTATTTTTATATGTTTTATTTAATTCCAAGTAATTCAATATCAAAAATTAAAGTTTCATCTGGACCAATAAAATGACCTGCGCCTTGTGGACCATAGGCAAGATCCGCAGGAACATAAATTTGCCATTTAGAACCTACTGGCATATGGGATAATGCCTCTTGCCAGCCTTTAATGACCTGATCTATCTTAAAAGTAACTGGTTTATTTCTACTATAAGAGCTATCAAATTCTGTGCCATCAATTAAGGTACCTCGATAATTAACTTCTACTTTATCCTTAGCAGTAGGAA
This genomic window from Candidatus Nitrosacidococcus tergens contains:
- a CDS encoding ABC transporter ATP-binding protein is translated as MKDNFIIRTEHLIKRVETPDNYILTILNDINFSLASSQALAIVGTSGSGKSTLLGLLAGLDVPNSGRVILDGIDLQTLSEDERAKLRNERVSFVFQNFHLLPNLTALENIMLPLELGHHTKPREAALAEIKAVGLGHRIDHYPNQLSGGEQQRVAIARAFVSRPKILFADEPTGNLDNKTSNKISDLLFEMKKTYGTTLVLVTHDRSLAKRCNRTLTLEEGRLSTFSSWNLLRS
- a CDS encoding arylesterase → MIAILLLQPIAIHAQVQPVILVLGDSLSAGYGINLDQGWVTQLQKRLQNEGYSHQVVNASVSGETTRGALTRVNDLLEKYQPKIIIIELGGNDGLRGISLKEVKENFSRIIEQSKKQNIQVLLVKMRIPPNYGPKYTEAFEALFPKLEKEYDISLAPFILKDIAIHPELIQEDGIHPKVEAQGIMLNNVWPALVPLLKNS
- a CDS encoding ABC transporter permease, which translates into the protein MKSLPLSLITLKRDWHSGEIKLIAVALIIAISAVTTVNFFVDRLQQAIEIESGSAIGSDLLIESRTSLSSEFTEKAKQLELQTANTLSFRTMMFVDDNLQLAEVKAVEKPYPLRGQLMIGDSLFDQAVKTKIIPSSGTAWLDPQLAQALNMEVGDTIELGELTLKIEKILLLEPDRGNQVFNIAPRLMINLADTKGTGLLLPGSQIFYRLLFAGAHQDILSYKKWAKDHLPEKSKMISVDDRRSKLRSALDRARQFLTLAALTSVFLAGIGIAIAARQYALRHQSNSAIMRALGASQGLIIRIYTLVMVWLGLITGFTGGGIAWVAQLVLSHYSSQMLGSELPPASLVPIFTGVLTGLIALLGFALPPLLQLKSVSPSQVLRHDEVALRQNTYLSYLGAIVAIGALVPWQSGQQALILYLLIGSFFIASILTITLWLLIRGLRKFQAKKAGIGWSYGIANIARRATSSTIQVVALGLGILVMLLLTIVRTDLLMSWQAELAPDTPNYFMINIQPDELGKIDHIFDQHHLTKPQIYPNIQGRLIAINDEPVRSEQYKNHRAQHLAAHEFHLTWTHYLQKDNKIIAGRWWSKPEEMFDQFSVEEELAHTLHIHLGDELTFQINNQKVTAPVTSLRSVEWNSFNPNFFVIASPGLLDSYPSTYMTSFYLPKDKKSLLTDFVKIFPSVTILDVQALMEQLRIIIKKITLAVEFIFTFTVAAGFIVLFATIQATHRERRYESAVFKALGASRGTILCALMAEFMALGAIAGAIAALGAIVLGHFVSVHVLHMTYHFNGWLLIIGLLVGSIGVCIAGLIGTRSVINTPPLETLRL